In Fimbriiglobus ruber, a single genomic region encodes these proteins:
- a CDS encoding division plane positioning ATPase MipZ, protein MIIVVANSKGGVGKSTLAVHLAAWLHEQGHTVTLADCDTQHSSSDWATEAVPGVKSVRLTDPDDILDRLPALGQQSDYVVADGPGSNTETSRALLLRADLAIVPCKASMLEVRALAQATNVLRQAQDIRGGQPGAMIVLSMVGKTYRLTQDMKDAAAALELPMARTALTLRQIYADAPGQGAVVWQLGARGRDATDEVEALFRELLPAARAIKSTNRPPKKVLGS, encoded by the coding sequence ATGATTATCGTCGTCGCGAATTCCAAAGGGGGGGTGGGTAAATCGACCCTCGCCGTTCACCTGGCCGCCTGGCTCCACGAGCAGGGGCATACGGTCACACTCGCCGACTGCGACACCCAGCATTCGTCGTCCGATTGGGCGACCGAGGCCGTGCCCGGCGTCAAATCGGTCCGCCTCACCGACCCGGACGACATCCTCGACCGGCTGCCAGCCCTCGGTCAGCAGTCCGACTACGTCGTGGCCGACGGGCCGGGCAGTAACACCGAGACGAGCCGGGCGCTACTCCTGCGGGCCGACCTCGCGATCGTACCGTGCAAGGCCAGCATGCTCGAAGTCCGCGCGCTGGCCCAGGCCACGAACGTGTTGCGGCAAGCCCAGGACATCCGGGGCGGGCAACCCGGCGCGATGATCGTCCTCAGCATGGTCGGGAAGACCTACCGTCTGACCCAGGACATGAAGGACGCCGCGGCGGCGCTCGAACTGCCGATGGCCCGGACGGCCCTGACGTTGAGGCAGATTTACGCCGACGCCCCCGGCCAGGGGGCCGTCGTCTGGCAGCTGGGGGCCCGCGGGCGTGACGCGACCGACGAGGTCGAGGCGTTGTTCCGGGAATTACTACCCGCGGCCCGGGCGATCAAATCGACGAATCGACCACCGAAAAAGGTGCTGGGATCATGA